The following DNA comes from Candidatus Nitrosotalea okcheonensis.
GAAACGTTACAACCACAATCTAGAGACACCGAGAAGTTTTTTTGAAAAAATATGCACAACCCACACGTATGATGACAGGATGAAGACAAATCTGACTGTAAAAAAGGTAGGCCTTGAATTATGCTGTGGTGGAATAATTGGCATGGGAGAAACAAGAATGCAACGATTAGAGTTAGGACTTGATCTTGCAGGACTTGAACCAGAGGAATGTCCAATCAATATGTTAGTACCTCAGAAAGGAACACCACTCGAACTTCAGACAAGACTCTCAATATCTGAGATACTACGAACTATAGCTGTTTTTAGATTTTTGATGCCAAAAACAATACTCAAGATTGCAGGTGGAAGAGAAGTCTACCTCATAAATGACCAAGAAAGAGTTCTCTTGGGCGGTGCAAACGGAATCATTACTGGGGGATATCTCACCATAGGCGGAAACAAACCGACAGATGATTTTCAAATGATATCAAAGATAGGCCTTGAAGCCTAGAACCAGTTTCATCAGCAAAAGATTAGAACAGATAAAGAAGGCAAATCTGTACAGAACACTGGTTTACAACAAGGTATCAGGTCCATACATTACAATTAAAGGAAAAAAATTGATCAATTTATCATCGAATGATTACTTGGGATTAAATTCTACGCCCACTCTATCACAAATACAATCAAGTTCTAGATTAATTTCAGGGAATGATGTATCTTTTAAAAAACTTGAAAACAATCTCGCACGCCACAAATCAAAAAATGCCGCACTGGTTTTTCCAACAGGCTACATGGCAAACCTCGGTGCAATCTCAATTTTAACACAAAAAAATGATTTAATTTTAAGTGATGAATTCAATCATGCAAGTATAATTGATGCATGTAGATTATCAAATGCAAAAAAAACAATCTACAAACATAACGATGTCTCAGATTTAGAAAAAAAACTGCGCAAAAAAGCACAGCGTAAGTTTGTGGTAACTGAGGGAATATTTTCAATGAATGGTGACTTTGCCAGACTTGATGAAATAACGAAACTATGTCAAGAAAATAATGCGTTTCTCTTGCTTGACGATGCACATGGCGACTTTGTAGCAGGTAAAGATGGAAAAGGTTCTGCAGATCATTTCAGAGTTACAAAAAATGTTGATATATACACAAGCAGTATGAGCAAGGCACTGGGAGTATTTGGTGGCTATATTGCTGCAAGCAACGACATAATCGATCTTGCTGTAAACACCTCGCGGCCATTCATTTACACTTCTGCACTACCAAGTTTTTTAGCAGACATGGCACTGAAGAGATTTTTGTCAGATAGAGAAAAGAAGCGACTAGAATTATGGAGTAAGATAGAACAATTCAGCAAGGGTTTGCAGTCAATTGGATACAAAATGGAATCACCAAGCCAGATAATGCCAGTCATAATAGGATCCGAGAGAAAGGCACTTGAGTTTGGTAAGTATTTGAAAAATAATGGCATATTTGCCCAGCCGATACGCTATCCCACCGTGAGTTTAGGTTCTGCCAGAATAAGGATATCTGTCACAAATTGGCTTTCCGAAGACATGATATCAAAAGCATTAGACATATTTGAAAAAGCTGGCAAGAAATTTGGTATAACGTAACCACAGTTTGAAACAGATTTTGAACAAGGTATTAATAAAAAAACAGCGTCAATTGAACCATGGTAGAACTGACCATGGGAATTGCAGCCATAGCAGAACTCGGTCATTTCTTGCACTGTGCATATTGCCAGTGATTCCTGCATTTCTTGCACATATTTCAGGCACTATATTGACAGAACTCCAAAGAAACAATGAAATGATAACATTGTCACAAGCGATGATGCAGATCAAGATACCAAATGTGGTAGTAGCCGTAATTTCAGAAAATAGGTTATACAACATCATTTTGTCAAAGCAGGCAGGTTCTCACACTCTTACCATAATAGGCCACCCTGGCTTTCAAATCTACACGTTTACCTTCGGATAATCATTATATAATGTTTCTAAATTCGAATTTAGAAACATATTGAATCATCATTTCAGGTCTAGACTGTAACCCCTGTCAGCTGTCACTATAGTTACACATCAAGTAAGAACATGGTTGTTTA
Coding sequences within:
- a CDS encoding aminotransferase class I/II-fold pyridoxal phosphate-dependent enzyme encodes the protein MKPRTSFISKRLEQIKKANLYRTLVYNKVSGPYITIKGKKLINLSSNDYLGLNSTPTLSQIQSSSRLISGNDVSFKKLENNLARHKSKNAALVFPTGYMANLGAISILTQKNDLILSDEFNHASIIDACRLSNAKKTIYKHNDVSDLEKKLRKKAQRKFVVTEGIFSMNGDFARLDEITKLCQENNAFLLLDDAHGDFVAGKDGKGSADHFRVTKNVDIYTSSMSKALGVFGGYIAASNDIIDLAVNTSRPFIYTSALPSFLADMALKRFLSDREKKRLELWSKIEQFSKGLQSIGYKMESPSQIMPVIIGSERKALEFGKYLKNNGIFAQPIRYPTVSLGSARIRISVTNWLSEDMISKALDIFEKAGKKFGIT
- the bioB gene encoding biotin synthase BioB, which translates into the protein MTSETDFIISCKDRVLSGHTISQGEAERLINVSDDSLHTLSDAANEITRKLCGNMVDVEALINAKKGKCQEDCSFCSQSAFFKTGIDTYKLLPPETIVQNAMLAKEDGVKSFCLVCAWRGPTEKDFEQISSIIEKINREVGIEVNCSLGFINEEMAIKLKKLGVKRYNHNLETPRSFFEKICTTHTYDDRMKTNLTVKKVGLELCCGGIIGMGETRMQRLELGLDLAGLEPEECPINMLVPQKGTPLELQTRLSISEILRTIAVFRFLMPKTILKIAGGREVYLINDQERVLLGGANGIITGGYLTIGGNKPTDDFQMISKIGLEA